The genomic stretch TGCATGCTCAGCAAGCGATCGCCGGCGGGGTAGCCACTACTGCCTTTCTTGCATACGCGAAGGGCGTTGTTGCATAAATCGAGCGAGATCCGTTGACGTTTACGCGCAACAGTCGCGGGGCCAGCCTCCTATCAAGTCAGATTCCAGAGTAACTGCCTAATTTTTACCAAGAAAATGCGCAAGGACATACACAAGAAAGGTGAGCCGAACGCACGCTACCGTGTCAGGAATTGGGCGGCCTGTAATGAAGGTCTGATCAAGCGGGGGAACGTAACAATATGGATAGATGAAGCCGTCCTTGCCAGAATACCCGGTGCCATACCCACACGTGGTCGCCCGTGTTTATACGGCGATGCGCTGATTCAGACATTACTTGGCGTGAAGACCGTCTATCGACTGAGGTTGCGCGCCCTGCAAGGTTTCACCCAAAGTCTACGCGATTTGGCCTTCCCAAGCTTGCGTGGTGCCGAATTACACCACGCTCTGTCGCCGGGCAAAAACGCTTGATGTCGAACTGCCGATCTTTCGCGACAACGAACCGATCCATCTGGTTGTCGACAGCACCGGTCTGAAGGTCTATGGCGAAGGTAAATGGAAGGTGCGCCAGCATGGCTACTCGAAGCGGCGCACGTGGCGTAAAGTCCATCTCGCGCTCAACGCGAATACAGGTCAAGTGCATGCCGCGCTAATGACGAATCAGAATGTGGCTGACGGTGCCTACGACACCAAGCCATGCCATGCGGCCATTGCTGCACGCAGTGCTATGCCTTCGATTCCCCCACGCGAGGGTGCCGCTCATTGGCCAGCGGATATGCCCGGTGCGGCGTGGCGTAATGGAGCGGTTGATGCAATTGCCCGTGACGGTCGTCGAGAATGGAAGCAACACAGTGCTACCACCGGCGATCGCTTGCCGAGAATGCGATGTATCGGTTCAAGACCCTCACCGGCCACTGTCTCTGGGCGCGTCACATCGCCGCGCAGGCGACCGAGGTCGCCGTTCGCGTCGGCGTCATCAACCGCATGGCGGACCTCGCTCGTCCCCAATCCGTTTGTATCGCCCGAATTATGCCCATCCGATGCCATGGCGTCCTCACGTTCGATTTATGCAACAACGCCCAACCAGATGAATCTGGTTCATTGTCACGAAGGATCGGCAGTTCGACATCAAGCGTTTTTGCCCGGCGACAGAGCGTGGTGTAATTCGGCACCGGCAAGCTCGGGAAGGCCAGATCGCGCAGACTTTGGGTGCAACCCTGCAGGGCGCGCAACGTCATGCGATAGACGATCTTCACGCCAAGTCATGCCTGAATCAGCGTATCGCCGTATAGACACGGGCGACCACGTGTGGGTATAGCATCGGGTATTCTGGCAAGGACGGCTTCATCTATTTATATTGTTACGTTCCCCCGGTTGATCAGGCCTTCATTATAGGCCGCCAAATTCCTGACACGGTAGCGTGCCTTCGGCTCAACTTTTTTGTGTATGTCCTTGCGCATTTTCTTGGCAAAAATTATGCAGTTACTCTGGAATCTGACTTATTGATACGCGCAATCTGTTCATATCGCCTAAAATTCTTGATCCGCTACACTGCCGACGGCCCGTTTCGTCGCAAGGACGACTCAGAACTTTGCCGCCGGCATCTTCAGCTTGGCCAGTATCTCCTCGACCATCTGCTCAGGTGTCTGGTCGATGTTGATCTGAACCGCCTCGTCCTTTCCGGGTACTTCCAGCGTGTCGAGCTGGCTCTTTAGCAGCGAGGAATCGAAGAAATGGCCGGTGCGGGTCTTCAGGCGCTCGCTCAGCACCTCGACGGTGCCGTGCAGGTAGACGAAGCGCACGTTGGGGTTCTTTTCGCGCAGCACATCGCGGTATGCGCGCTTGAGCGACGAGCAGGTGAACACGGCGGTCTCGCCTGCGCGCTGCTTCTCCTCGATCGCCGCTCGGATCGACTGCAGCCACGGCCAGCGTTCGTCATCGGTCAGCGGGATCCCGTGGTGCATCTTCTCCTTGTTGGCGGCCCCATGGAATGCGTCGCCGTCGGTGCACGTACATCCGATACGCTCCGCCAGCAGTTCGCTAAGACGCGTCTTTCCGGCACCAGAGACGCCCATTGCAATCAAAATCATTGACTACCTCTTGCTTGTTACAGAACGTTGAGAGCGGTGTCCAAAATGGAGTTGAAAATTGAAGGCAGCGGTTTCCGTTGGAGTCTAAGAGAATTAGGTTGGTTCTGGAACCAACCTCCAGAATAAGAGAGAGCCGCCAAAATGAAGGCTAGCAAGAAACTCGTTCGCCATGCCCAAACCCCGTTATTGATTCAATAATTTGTTATCTTGAACTTTGAAAAAGTTTCTTCATGTCTCGTTTTACTATGTTCATTACATGAAGACCAATTTTCAAAGTTCAAGATAACAAATTATTGAATCAATATGCCCGTCGATGCTATTGCGTCCTCGCGCTCGATTTATGCAACAACGCCGGTAGAGGTACAGGTAGAACCACACGCAGACTACCGTCGCGAGGAAATACATCATATGTCCAAACGCTAAACTTAGCGGGCCGCGCATCAATATTCTGACGCGGGGAGCTACACGGGAAGCCCCATTGCAATGCGACGTATTACGCACATAAAATAATTGTTGTGCTCACGTCTCCCTACCATCGTCTGGAGATTTCTCATGGCTCAACCCGCAAAGCGCGTTGCCGTTACCGGCGCCGCAGGTCAAATCGCATACTCGCTGCTGTTCCGCATCGCGAATGGCGACCTGCTCAGCAAGGAGCAGCCGGTCATCCTGCAACTGCTCGACCTCCCGCAAGCCCAAGACACCGTCAAAGGCGTCGTGATGGAGCTCGACGATTGCGCGTTCCCGCTGCTCGCCGGCATCGTGATCACCGAAGATCCGAAGGTCGCTTTCAAGGATGCCGACGTTGCGCTGCTGGCCGGTGCCCGCCCGCGTTCGCAGGATATGGAGCGCAAAGACCTGCTGTCTGCCAATGCCGAGATCTTCAGGGTACAGGGTGCGGCGCTCAACGAAATTGCCTGCCGAGACGTCAAGGTGCTGGTGGTCGGCAACCCAGCCAACACAAATGCCTACATTGCCATGAAGTCGGCACCAGACCTGCCGAAGAAGAACTTCACGGCGCTGTTGCGCCTGGACCACAACCGCGCGCTATCGCAACTGGCTGTCAAGTCCGGCAAGCCGGTCCCCTCGATCGAAAAGCTGGTCGTGTGGGGCAACCACTCGCCGACGATGTACCCCGACTTCCGCTTCGCCAGCGCCGAAGGTGAATCGCTGCTCAAGCTGATCAACGATAACGTCTGGAATCAAGACACCTTTATCCCAACCATCGGCAAGCGCGGCGCGGCCATCATCGAGGCGCGCGGCCTTTCGTCGGCGGCTTCGGCGGCTAACGCGGTGATCGACCACATGCGTGACTGGGTACTCGGCACCAATGGCAAGTGGGTCACGATGGGCATCCCATCGGACGGCTCCTACGGCATCCCAGAAGACATCATCTACGGCGCGCCAGTGACCTGCGAGAACGGTGAGTACACGCGCGTCGCAGGCCTAGAAATTGACGCTTTCTCGCGAGAGAAAATGGACGACACGCTCGCCGAGCTGCTCGAAGAGCGCGCCGGTGTCGCGCATCTGTTAAAGTATTAATACGAAATTTGTGATCTTGAAATTATAGAATCATCTCTCATCTGGGCGTTGTTGCATAAATCGAACGTGAGGACGCCATGGCATCGGACGGGCATAATTCAGGCGATACGAACGGATTGCGGACGAGCGAGGTCCGCCATGCGGTTGATGACGCCGCCGCGAACGGCGACCTCGGTCGCCTGCGCGGCGATGTGACGCGCCCAGAGACAGTGGCCGGTGAGGGTCTTGAACCGATACATCGCATTCTCGGCAAGCGATCGCCGGTGGTAGCCACTGTGTTGCTTCCATTCTCGACGACCGTCACGGGCAATTGCATCAACCGCGCCATTACGCCACGCCGCACCGGGCATATCCGCTGGCCAATGAGCGGAACCCTCGCGTGGCGGAATCGAAGGAATAGCACTGCGTGCAGCAATGGCCGCATGGCATGGCTTGGTGTCGTAGGCACCGTCACCGCCGATGACATCGATTTGTTCTTCGCGTGGAATCTGGTCGAGCAACTTGGCCAGAGCGTCACCGTCAGCCACATTCTGATTCGTCATTAGCGCGGCATGCACTTGACCTGTATTCGCGTTGAGCGCGAGATGGACTTGACGCCACGTGCGCCGCTTCGAGTAGCCGTGCTGGCGCACCTTCCATTCACCTTCTCCATAGACCTTCAGACCGGTGCTGTCGACAACCAGATGGATCAGTTCATTGTCACGAAGGATCGGCAGTTCGACATCAAGCGTTTTTGCCCGGCGACAGAGCGTAGTGTAATTTGGCACCGGCAAGCTCGGGAAGGCCAGATCGCGCAGACTTTGGGTGAAACCTTGCAGGGCGCGCAACGTCAGCCGATAGACGGTCTTCACGCCAAGTAATACCTGAATCAGAGTATCGCCGTATAGACACGGGCGACCACGTGTGGGTATGGCATCGGGTATTCTGGCAAGGACGGCTATCATCTATCCATATTGTTACGTTCCCCCGGTTGATCAGGCCTTCATTATAGGGGCCGCCCAATTCCTGACACGGTAGCGTGCCTTCGGCTCACCTTTCTTGTGTATGTCCTTGCGCATTTTCTTGGCAAAAATTAGGCAATTACTCTGGAATCTGACTTGATAGGAGGCTGGCCCCGCGACCGTTGCGCGTAAACGTCAACGGATCTCGCGCGATTTATGCAACAACGCCGCGCGTGCCTGAAGGCGGTGGCGCGCCATCTCGACGGCGGTATCGAGCGCCGCGATCATGCTGGCGCAGTCGGCGCGACCGGAGCCGGCCAGGTCGAGCGCTGTGCCATGGTCGACTGAGGTGCGCACGATCGGCAGGCCTAGTGTGACATTAATGCCCGCGCCCAAGGTAGCATACTTGAGGACCGGTAGGCCCTGGTCATGGAACATCGTGAGCACACAATCGGCCTGCTCGAGATAACGCGGCTGGAACAGCGTGTCGGCTGGATAGGGGCCACACGCGTCGATACCGACCTGCTGCGCACGCTCCAGTGCCGGGGAGATTAGGTTGATTTCCTCACGGCCCAGGTAGCCCTTCTCGCCTGTATGCGGGTTGAGCCCGGTGACCAGGATGCGCGGCGCGGCGAGGCCGAAATAGCGGCACAAGTCGCCGTTGATGATTTCCAGCGTCTGGACCAGCCCATCGATCGAAAGCGCGGCCGAAACTTCCTTGAGCGGAAGGTGAGTTGTGGCCAGCGCGACGCGCAAGGGCCGCTTTCCAGTGCCCGCCAGCATCATCACCACGTGCGGCGTAGCGGTGC from Burkholderia sp. encodes the following:
- a CDS encoding gluconokinase, which codes for MILIAMGVSGAGKTRLSELLAERIGCTCTDGDAFHGAANKEKMHHGIPLTDDERWPWLQSIRAAIEEKQRAGETAVFTCSSLKRAYRDVLREKNPNVRFVYLHGTVEVLSERLKTRTGHFFDSSLLKSQLDTLEVPGKDEAVQINIDQTPEQMVEEILAKLKMPAAKF
- a CDS encoding malate dehydrogenase, which codes for MAQPAKRVAVTGAAGQIAYSLLFRIANGDLLSKEQPVILQLLDLPQAQDTVKGVVMELDDCAFPLLAGIVITEDPKVAFKDADVALLAGARPRSQDMERKDLLSANAEIFRVQGAALNEIACRDVKVLVVGNPANTNAYIAMKSAPDLPKKNFTALLRLDHNRALSQLAVKSGKPVPSIEKLVVWGNHSPTMYPDFRFASAEGESLLKLINDNVWNQDTFIPTIGKRGAAIIEARGLSSAASAANAVIDHMRDWVLGTNGKWVTMGIPSDGSYGIPEDIIYGAPVTCENGEYTRVAGLEIDAFSREKMDDTLAELLEERAGVAHLLKY
- the pdxA gene encoding 4-hydroxythreonine-4-phosphate dehydrogenase PdxA, with product MQAAQPLRIAITTGEPAGIGPQLSAQALAQAAQRWPDAHFEVLCDAALFTERASAVGVDTERLGTDGRVRLAHSPLVVPSQAGRLNAANALYVLGLLDAAIAGALAEDYDAIVTAPIQKSIINDAGVPFTGHTEYLAERTATPHVVMMLAGTGKRPLRVALATTHLPLKEVSAALSIDGLVQTLEIINGDLCRYFGLAAPRILVTGLNPHTGEKGYLGREEINLISPALERAQQVGIDACGPYPADTLFQPRYLEQADCVLTMFHDQGLPVLKYATLGAGINVTLGLPIVRTSVDHGTALDLAGSGRADCASMIAALDTAVEMARHRLQARAALLHKSREIR